The following DNA comes from Candidatus Thermoplasmatota archaeon.
CCTTCGACCCCGTCACGAGGTGGATGGTTGGATGCTACGGATGGATGAGGGCTATGGCTCCGCTCACTGGCGTGGAACCAGATCCTCCCGAGTCCTTCGTCATCGAAGCGGCGAGAGTCCTTTCGGAGTTGTGGCGTCTCGAGGGTGGGTTTTCGAGAGCAGAGGCGAAAGGCTACCTGGAGTGTGTCACCAGAGCCGTGAAGTTCACCTTGGTCTCGCACGCACTGTGCGGAGAACTCCTCGAGGCGATTGGACAGAAGGGCATGAGAGGTCTCGTGGTCTCCCACATAACTCCGGTATTGGGGGAATCCGAGGCCGTGTATGCCCGAGCCGAGGGAAGGTTCAGACGTTTCCTCAGATCAGAGGGAAGGACGGCGAAGGAGGGGGAGAAGCAGGTCTTCCGTTTTCTGCGGGAGCGCATTCATTCGGAGAAGGACATGAAGGGCTGGGGAGAGCCATTTCAGACGGTGCTCTCAAGACATCTGAAGGTCGCACCCGATGAGGTATTCGACGAGTTGTCAAGGACCTCCAGGAAGGCGCAGGTGGAATTCATGGCGGAGGGACTCCGAAGCGGCTTCCTCGACCCGCCGAGGATGCCAACGATCCGTGAAATGAGGGAGCACCTGAGTGGCAGGAGTTGACGTTACAGAACACCGGATGCTGGATGGGCCCTCGAGGTGATTGGAGGGGTACCCGCATTCTACTTTTCCACCGCTGGTATCCTGCCGGTCAGTGAGCCTTCATGCATGCGGTGTGGAGGTGCCAGACACCTGAGATGATACCGTGTTGTAGCGGTAGGAGCTAGTGCAACGACACCGGACTATCCGTGCGTAGTCGGTGTTCTCCCCTTTGAGCCAGGCAAGGTGTTCTCCACAGTAGAATACACTTTCTACCTCTTTTTCTACCGCGGTGAACATGGGTCGTCCCGAAGGAGCTGAGAGCAGCTGCCGGCACAATGCCCTTTTCTTGAGGACATCGAGAGGTACGTCTCAGAGACTCTGCGATACGATTGGGCGATAGAGTGCATCGAAGAGGAGGACGAAGAGACCTAGCGACACCGATGCGACGGACCGCAATCGTAGAGTGAGGGACTGCATCAGGTCTGGAGGCCCAGAGGAAGGGTAGTAATCGGCCGACCGTGACGACACCGCCGCCACACGCGGCTATCACCGTCACTCGGAATGTAGCGGGGACGGCATATCTTTCTACACGCGTCGCTACACCGAAGGACTGGAGGCGCGTTACACGCTGTGGGGACCGTGCGGTCGCAACGGGTCCCCTGCACGCTCTCTTGATGTCCTACGGCAGTAACCGAGACAGACATACCGACTGTACCCGCTACGGGTAGAGGGGGGCGTAGAGTGCACGCCTAGGGTGTGTAGCTTGCCCTGTAACGACACCCTTCCCGCTACCGTGTCGTAGCTGTAGGAGCTACTGCAACGACACCGGGTCTCCCCCTCTCGCTACACACTACACCGCAGGTAGCCAGGCATTGTAGCTAGCTACACGCTACACCGCAGCTACGCCGCACGCCACGACTCTGCTACGCGATCAGCGGCATTCTGTGGCGGACCAGGCCGCTGAGTTCGGGTGTGTCGACTCCTCATTTGACACTGGATGCGATGAGAAGGTGGAGCCACAGAGCATCCACGCGCCGATCGCAGACTTTGGAGTCGCCGTGGCGAGATCTTCGCCGGTTCCCGCAAACATTGAGGTCTCACTGCCTTCTCCAGCCTTTTCCAGGTGTTTTTCAGCCTGACTGTGGTTGTGACCGTAGCTGTCGAAGTCAGATCGTAGCGCGACCCTGAGATTTGAAATGGGCAATCATATCATGTATAACTTCATAGTGTCAATATACTCCCTCCTTGACAATACAAAAGAAGGGCTTCCCCACGGAGCGCGGGAAGGAGATTCTACGATTCCTGGAGGCCCAGAGGAAGGGGAGTAATCGGCCAATCGTGACGACACCGCTGTAACAGGCTGTCATCACCGTCACTCGGAGTGAAGCGCGCCCCGTAGGTCTGTTTGCACGTATCGCTACACCAAAGGACTGGAGGCGCGTTACATGGTGTGATGACCGTGTGGTCGCAACGGGTCCCGTACACCCTCTCACGATGCTCTGCGACAGTAGCCGAGATGCACATGTCGGCTGCACCCGTTACATGTAACGGGGGATGTAACATGCAGGCGTGGGGCGTGTAGTTTGCCCTGTAACGACACCCTCCTCGCTACCGTGTTGTAGCTGTAGGAGCTACTGCAACGACACCGGGTCTATCCCTCTCATCACGTGTAACGTCGCAGATAGCCAGGCATTGTAACAGCTACATGTTACGTCACGGTTACGGGATTCGTCACAGATTTATCACAAACTCAGCCGCAGAATAAGGCCGAGAGGCGTCGTGACCTGAGACGTATGAGACTCCAGCATTCCCTCTTCTCGACGGGGCGATCGGCTCGCGGAATCCCGAGTAGTGAAGCAGACGAGGAAACCGTCTGCACATCGGACCTGGTGACATTATGATGCGCATTCTCCCTTTCCCGCTTTTTCCAGGCTTTCATCCGGTTTTTCAGGCTTTCACATCTCGACATCGGTTGTGGCGCGTGGAGCTACGTAGTCGCGTGGCGGGAATGTTCTTAACCCATATCGGTTAGTGTAGCTTGCCTAACCTCATGGGGTTGGCGTACTCAATAACGTTAATATGGCCGAGCTCGTATGTCGAAAACATGGGCTTCATAACGAAGCGTGAAAGGGCGATCCTCGAGTTCCTGAAAGAGAGCGCGAAAGTCATGGATATTGCGCAGGAATTCGGCGTCGCAACGACCTCCGTATCACGGAGCATCTCCAATATCAGGCACAAGTGCCTGGAACTGGAGGATGACATCGAGTTCCTCCTGGAGATCGGATTTCTCAGAATCCAGGATGGAGGACTGGAATTCATCTCCAGGGACCCGAAGGATCTGAGGCCGAGACCCTGAGGGTTTCGACTCGTGCTATTCGAAGTCACGTTTGCTGGTCTCACCCAGGGCTTCCTGAGTCTCGGATTCCCACGACCTCCATTCCTCCAGCTCCTTCCTTTCCTTTCGGAGGAGGCGATAACCCACCGCCCCGCCGGAGGCCAGAGCGATGCCAATGACAATCATCAGCCATCCGCCTGGATGCATAATTCCGCCCGAGAGGACCAGGATTATGATGAAGAGCAAGGCGATAAGC
Coding sequences within:
- a CDS encoding LuxR C-terminal-related transcriptional regulator — its product is MGFITKRERAILEFLKESAKVMDIAQEFGVATTSVSRSISNIRHKCLELEDDIEFLLEIGFLRIQDGGLEFISRDPKDLRPRP